The following are encoded together in the Candidatus Acidulodesulfobacterium acidiphilum genome:
- the nifK gene encoding nitrogenase molybdenum-iron protein subunit beta — protein MEKEEVKKIKGWMNTEEYKEKNFNRKAIVINPERACQPLGAVLCAAGFEDTMPFVHGSHGCVAYYRNNLSRHFREPFAAVCTSLTEDGAVFGGQANGFEGFKNATALYKPKMFAISTTCMSEIIGDDLGSIVGNAREKGILTDDIAAPYANTPSFVGSHLEGYDSMLNAIIETLGKKTDAAKTDIINIIPGFETTIGNINEVKRILKIFGINFLVLADYSNTLDSPLNGEYKMYPDGATKLEDVKNCLNNKATVVLQKYSTKKTSATLSEKLGQDVRIVKSPIGIKATDEFLMTLSEISDKEVPKELEDERGKAIDSMTDAQQYIHGKKFAIFGDPDMLVGLTGYLLEMGGIPKYVLCSNGNEDFKKEIEDLFSAYSESEGEVYIDKDLWHLRSLVMTSPVDMFIGPSHGKFAARDAKVPHIRIGYPIFDRVNIHRYPIYGYSGVINLTTWIVNKFMDILDDTCDDAHFELMR, from the coding sequence ATGGAAAAAGAAGAAGTAAAAAAGATAAAAGGCTGGATGAATACCGAGGAATATAAAGAGAAAAATTTCAACAGGAAAGCTATAGTAATAAATCCGGAAAGAGCATGCCAACCGCTTGGCGCCGTACTGTGCGCCGCAGGCTTCGAAGATACAATGCCTTTCGTTCACGGTTCACACGGTTGCGTCGCATATTACAGAAATAATTTATCGCGCCATTTCAGGGAGCCTTTTGCGGCGGTCTGCACGTCTTTAACCGAAGACGGCGCCGTTTTCGGCGGGCAGGCAAACGGATTTGAAGGCTTTAAAAATGCAACGGCTCTGTATAAGCCGAAAATGTTTGCGATATCTACGACTTGCATGTCTGAAATTATAGGAGACGACCTTGGTTCTATCGTCGGCAATGCAAGAGAAAAAGGTATTTTAACCGATGATATAGCGGCGCCGTATGCAAATACTCCGAGTTTTGTAGGTTCGCATCTCGAAGGTTACGACAGTATGCTTAATGCGATAATCGAAACTCTCGGCAAAAAAACGGATGCCGCTAAAACCGATATAATCAATATAATTCCTGGTTTTGAAACTACGATTGGCAATATAAACGAAGTCAAAAGAATTTTAAAAATTTTCGGAATTAATTTTCTTGTTCTTGCCGATTATTCAAACACGTTAGACAGTCCTTTAAACGGCGAGTATAAAATGTATCCGGACGGCGCGACTAAACTTGAAGACGTTAAAAATTGCCTGAATAATAAGGCTACCGTCGTTCTGCAAAAATATTCGACAAAAAAGACCTCTGCAACGCTGTCGGAGAAACTAGGACAGGATGTAAGGATAGTTAAAAGCCCGATAGGAATTAAAGCCACCGATGAATTTTTAATGACGCTTTCAGAAATATCGGATAAAGAAGTTCCTAAGGAATTAGAAGATGAAAGAGGAAAAGCCATAGATTCTATGACCGATGCCCAGCAATATATTCATGGGAAAAAGTTTGCTATATTCGGCGACCCCGATATGCTTGTAGGGCTTACCGGCTATCTCTTGGAAATGGGCGGAATACCGAAATACGTATTATGTTCAAACGGCAACGAAGATTTTAAGAAAGAGATTGAAGATTTATTTTCTGCTTATTCGGAAAGCGAGGGCGAAGTTTATATAGATAAAGATTTATGGCATTTAAGGTCATTAGTAATGACTTCGCCGGTAGATATGTTTATAGGGCCTTCGCACGGAAAGTTCGCTGCAAGGGATGCCAAAGTTCCACACATAAGAATCGGTTATCCGATATTTGACAGAGTTAATATACACAGATATCCGATTTATGGCTACAGCGGAGTAATTAATTTAACGACATGGATAGTTAATAAATTTATGGATATCTTGGACGATACGTGCGATGATGCGCATTTTGAACTTATGAGATAA
- the nifD gene encoding nitrogenase molybdenum-iron protein alpha chain, producing MAVNFKEQESIVEDILSVYSERAKKNRKEHIGINDKETCGTCVAKSNVKSLPGVMTPRGCAYAGSKGVVWGPVKDVINISHGPIGCGHYSWGTRRNLAEGEPAVENFVPFQFTTDFKERDIVFGGDKKLEQAIKELHELFPTAKGIIIESECPIGLIGDDIESVAKRMGEEIGIPVIPVRCEGFRGVSQSLGHHIANDSIRDFVVGKGEIDDSKKTPYDVAVLGDYNIGGDVWSSMKIFKEMGLNVVAHWSGDGSIEEMKITHGVNYNLLHCYRSMNYIATHFEEKYGIPWIEYNFFGPTKIKESIRKIAKLFDENIQEKSEEVIKAYEPKMQAVIDKYRPRLEGKKVMLLVGGLRPRHIVGAYEDLGMKVVSTAYEFAHNDDYERTTKEVENGTIVADDMNEYEFVELANKLKPDLVASGIKEKYVFQKMGIPFRQMHSWDYSGPYHGYDGFEIFARDMDLAINSPSWKLVKPLWKK from the coding sequence ATGGCGGTTAATTTTAAGGAGCAAGAAAGTATAGTAGAAGATATTCTTAGCGTTTATTCCGAAAGGGCAAAGAAAAACAGAAAAGAACATATCGGCATTAACGATAAAGAAACATGCGGAACCTGCGTCGCAAAATCAAACGTAAAATCCCTCCCCGGCGTTATGACTCCCAGAGGCTGCGCTTATGCAGGCTCAAAGGGTGTCGTATGGGGGCCGGTTAAAGACGTTATCAATATAAGCCACGGTCCGATAGGATGCGGCCATTACAGCTGGGGAACCAGAAGAAACTTAGCGGAAGGCGAACCGGCGGTCGAAAATTTCGTTCCTTTTCAATTTACTACCGATTTTAAGGAAAGAGATATTGTTTTCGGCGGCGACAAAAAATTAGAACAGGCGATTAAGGAGTTGCACGAGCTTTTTCCCACGGCAAAAGGAATAATCATAGAATCCGAATGTCCTATTGGATTAATAGGCGACGACATTGAATCCGTCGCAAAAAGAATGGGGGAGGAGATAGGTATTCCAGTGATTCCGGTAAGGTGCGAAGGATTTAGGGGTGTCAGTCAGTCTCTCGGACATCATATAGCCAACGATTCTATAAGGGATTTTGTGGTAGGAAAAGGAGAAATCGACGACAGCAAAAAGACGCCTTACGATGTTGCAGTATTAGGGGATTACAATATAGGAGGCGATGTCTGGTCGTCAATGAAAATATTTAAAGAAATGGGTTTAAACGTTGTTGCGCACTGGTCAGGAGACGGTTCGATAGAAGAAATGAAGATAACTCACGGGGTAAATTATAATCTTCTGCATTGTTATAGATCGATGAACTATATAGCGACTCATTTTGAAGAAAAATACGGTATTCCGTGGATAGAATATAATTTTTTCGGTCCGACGAAAATAAAAGAAAGCATAAGAAAAATAGCTAAATTATTCGACGAAAATATACAAGAAAAGTCTGAAGAGGTTATTAAGGCTTATGAACCAAAAATGCAGGCGGTTATAGATAAATATCGTCCCAGATTAGAAGGAAAAAAGGTAATGCTTTTAGTCGGCGGTTTGAGGCCGCGCCATATAGTCGGAGCTTATGAAGATTTAGGAATGAAAGTAGTTTCTACCGCATACGAATTTGCCCACAACGACGATTATGAAAGAACTACGAAAGAAGTCGAAAACGGAACGATAGTCGCAGACGACATGAACGAGTATGAATTTGTGGAACTTGCAAACAAGCTTAAGCCCGATTTAGTCGCTTCAGGCATAAAAGAAAAATATGTTTTTCAAAAAATGGGCATACCGTTCAGGCAGATGCACTCGTGGGATTATTCGGGGCCGTACCACGGTTACGACGGATTTGAAATTTTTGCTCGGGATATGGATCTTGCTATAAACAGTCCGTCTTGGAAATTAGTTAAGCCGCTCTGGAAAAAATAA
- a CDS encoding 4Fe-4S dicluster domain-containing protein: protein MDGFSGEIDNYVNAPRRSGAKWVPHFLIEFDHANCISCGRCIKVCPGGVYVFEDDGDKMIVKIDNLDNCIGDTCCEKVCPKNKTMHLHKFSPLGKN from the coding sequence ATGGACGGTTTCTCCGGCGAAATAGATAATTACGTAAATGCTCCGCGTCGCTCCGGGGCAAAATGGGTTCCGCATTTTCTAATAGAATTCGACCATGCGAACTGTATATCGTGCGGAAGGTGTATAAAAGTTTGTCCGGGCGGAGTTTACGTATTTGAAGACGACGGGGATAAAATGATAGTAAAGATAGATAATTTAGATAATTGCATAGGCGATACCTGCTGCGAAAAAGTTTGTCCCAAGAACAAGACGATGCATCTGCATAAGTTTTCGCCGCTCGGTAAAAATTAA
- a CDS encoding class I SAM-dependent methyltransferase, whose translation MRMQEDAVLGCKLSKSLSFSQDEELYIATSDTKIKMIEDYAPFVDKILNDISYNPRNILDLGCGPGYIARRLSEVLPSAMVIGVDKSHVMINHANNAVNKSLKNSYIFRAEFETDGGPIGMFEKEPDYLHYYEPRLKYMIADSANLPFCNLKFDLILLKGTYKCLENKIDSLKEMYRVLSHGGEIFIYEFRKDIPEDEFAELTKYMKPQKVKSLRRKLNCSLDLEEYRNHLSEAGLDKFALIEHDGLDLKITIKKLNL comes from the coding sequence ATGCGAATGCAAGAAGATGCAGTTTTAGGGTGCAAACTTTCGAAAAGTTTAAGTTTTTCTCAGGATGAAGAGCTTTATATAGCCACCAGCGATACTAAAATCAAAATGATAGAGGATTATGCACCGTTTGTCGATAAAATTTTAAACGATATCTCCTATAATCCTAGAAATATTTTAGATTTAGGATGCGGACCGGGTTATATAGCGAGAAGATTAAGCGAAGTTTTGCCTAGTGCCATGGTTATTGGCGTCGATAAATCTCATGTTATGATAAATCATGCAAATAACGCTGTTAATAAATCGTTAAAGAATAGTTATATTTTTCGTGCGGAATTTGAAACGGATGGCGGGCCGATTGGAATGTTTGAAAAAGAGCCGGATTATTTGCATTATTATGAACCAAGACTTAAATATATGATTGCCGACAGTGCAAACCTGCCATTCTGTAATTTAAAATTTGATTTGATTTTATTGAAAGGAACTTATAAATGTTTAGAAAATAAGATCGATTCCCTTAAAGAGATGTATAGGGTTTTAAGTCACGGCGGGGAAATTTTTATATATGAGTTCAGAAAAGATATTCCTGAAGACGAATTTGCCGAGCTGACTAAATATATGAAACCCCAAAAAGTAAAATCGCTCAGACGTAAATTGAACTGCTCGTTAGACTTAGAAGAATATAGAAATCATTTGTCAGAAGCCGGATTGGATAAATTTGCGTTAATAGAACACGACGGACTCGATTTAAAAATAACTATAAAAAAACTAAATTTATAA
- a CDS encoding radical SAM protein, with protein MNNYQNNDNSIKNNFTTEISKHPCFNKEASKSYGRVHLPVAKSCNISCNYCHRDYDCQNESRPGVTSSLLLPEEAVSRIYEVKRFFGDISVAAVAGPGDSLTEPLNTLKTFGLVKKEFPDIILCMSTNGLNLSDNLEELLDMGVRFITVTLNAIDVSVASKIYRYVDYKNIIYTDKDAAEILLEKQIKGIESAIKMGFTIKINSVLIPGINDFHIKDISEKAKKLGVYLFNVMPMIPAKKSYFEKIGVKGADKKDVTDITKDIEGINIMEHCRQCRSDAAGLLSEDLSGKLISEKGGLKCECKKMQF; from the coding sequence ATGAATAACTATCAAAATAACGATAATAGTATTAAAAATAATTTTACGACGGAAATTTCCAAACACCCTTGTTTCAATAAGGAAGCGTCGAAAAGTTATGGCAGAGTTCATTTACCGGTTGCTAAATCGTGCAATATTTCATGCAACTACTGTCACAGAGACTACGACTGCCAGAATGAATCCAGGCCGGGGGTAACGTCAAGTCTGCTTTTGCCGGAAGAAGCGGTAAGCAGGATATATGAGGTAAAAAGGTTTTTCGGCGATATAAGCGTAGCCGCAGTTGCGGGTCCCGGCGACAGCTTAACCGAGCCTTTGAATACTTTGAAGACGTTCGGGCTTGTCAAAAAAGAGTTTCCGGATATTATTCTATGCATGAGTACTAACGGTCTAAATTTAAGCGACAATTTAGAAGAACTGCTTGATATGGGCGTAAGATTTATTACGGTAACGCTAAATGCCATAGACGTTTCCGTTGCCAGCAAGATTTACAGATACGTCGATTATAAGAATATTATTTATACGGATAAAGATGCTGCTGAAATATTGCTTGAAAAACAGATAAAAGGTATAGAAAGCGCAATTAAAATGGGGTTTACGATAAAAATTAATTCCGTTCTTATACCAGGTATAAACGATTTTCACATAAAAGATATTTCAGAAAAAGCAAAAAAACTTGGAGTATATCTTTTTAACGTTATGCCTATGATTCCTGCAAAAAAGTCTTATTTTGAAAAAATAGGAGTAAAAGGCGCAGATAAAAAAGACGTTACGGATATAACCAAAGACATTGAAGGTATAAATATAATGGAGCATTGCAGGCAGTGCCGCTCCGATGCTGCCGGACTTTTAAGCGAAGATTTGAGCGGCAAGCTAATTTCTGAGAAAGGAGGTTTAAAATGCGAATGCAAGAAGATGCAGTTTTAG
- the nifH gene encoding nitrogenase iron protein, with the protein MRQVAIYGKGGIGKSTTTQNTLAALAERGNKIMLVGCDPKADSTRLLLGGKSQESVLNAVRDVGQENVTEEDVFKIGFGGVRCVESGGPEPGVGCAGRGIITSITTLEQLGSYERDLDYVFYDVLGDVVCGGFAMPIREAYAKEIYVVCSGELMALYAANNICKGVLKYANTGGVRIGGLICNSRNVDNEKDMVEAFAKKIGTQMIQFIPRDNVVQRAEIKKKTVIEHDKDCAQADVYRTLAKNIEENDMFVIPKPMSMQELEDHMMEYGFMEEYERTTDGKNAAV; encoded by the coding sequence ATGAGACAGGTTGCAATTTACGGAAAAGGCGGTATCGGAAAGTCCACCACGACGCAGAATACTTTAGCGGCTCTTGCGGAAAGAGGAAATAAAATAATGCTTGTAGGATGCGATCCAAAAGCCGATTCCACGAGGCTGCTTCTAGGCGGAAAAAGTCAGGAAAGCGTCTTAAACGCCGTTAGGGATGTCGGGCAGGAGAACGTTACGGAAGAAGACGTGTTTAAAATAGGATTTGGAGGAGTAAGATGCGTAGAATCCGGCGGACCGGAGCCCGGCGTCGGATGTGCAGGCAGGGGAATTATTACGTCCATTACCACTCTTGAACAGCTTGGTTCGTACGAAAGAGATCTCGATTATGTATTTTACGACGTTTTGGGCGATGTAGTATGCGGCGGCTTTGCGATGCCTATAAGGGAAGCCTACGCAAAAGAAATATACGTCGTCTGTTCCGGAGAGCTTATGGCGCTTTATGCGGCAAACAATATATGCAAAGGCGTCCTTAAGTATGCTAATACAGGCGGAGTGCGTATAGGCGGGCTGATATGCAACTCAAGAAACGTGGACAACGAAAAGGATATGGTTGAAGCGTTTGCAAAAAAAATCGGAACGCAGATGATACAGTTTATTCCAAGAGACAACGTCGTACAAAGGGCGGAAATAAAAAAGAAGACCGTTATAGAACACGATAAAGATTGCGCGCAAGCCGACGTTTATAGAACGCTTGCAAAAAATATAGAAGAAAACGATATGTTTGTTATACCGAAACCTATGAGCATGCAGGAACTTGAAGACCATATGATGGAGTACGGTTTTATGGAGGAATACGAAAGGACTACCGACGGAAAAAACGCAGCCGTATAA
- the aksA gene encoding homoaconitate hydratase (in Methanococcus jannaschii this protein catalyzes the condensation of alpha-ketoglutarate and acetyl-CoA to form trans-homoaconitate; functions in alphaketosuberate synthesis which is a precursor in coenzyme B and biotin synthesis) produces MNNILENIIINDTTLRDGEQTAGIVFSADEKLLIAKMLDETGVNEIEAGIPIMGGDEKNAVKKINESGLNAKIIGWNRAITEDIYSSLDIGLKFIHVSVPISKIHLEYKLKKNFEYVKNNLINILKILSKEGVKYSVGGEDSSRADLKTIVEIMKIAENEGAYKFRYSDTVGILNPLNIYKDILKIKNGGKFKNIILEIHTHNDFGMAAANSIAALKAGADSVSGSISGIGERAGNCALEEVIAYLNFIENRKIKFDFIKAKKLAKFIAKITKRKIPVYKPIFGRNIFYHEAGIHTDGILKNPLNYEAYPPELVDSKRKLLTGKHGGSAAIKYNLNKLGIKITGKDASSMLSVVKKESSILKRCLTDKELLFLYNYKFK; encoded by the coding sequence ATGAATAATATATTAGAGAATATAATTATAAACGATACGACTCTCAGGGATGGAGAACAAACTGCAGGTATTGTTTTTTCTGCGGACGAAAAACTGCTTATAGCTAAAATGCTTGACGAAACGGGTGTTAATGAAATAGAAGCGGGAATACCGATTATGGGAGGAGATGAAAAAAACGCGGTAAAAAAAATAAACGAATCTGGGCTCAATGCAAAAATAATCGGATGGAACAGGGCAATTACCGAAGATATTTATTCGTCTTTAGATATAGGGCTAAAATTTATACATGTATCGGTTCCGATATCGAAAATCCATTTAGAATATAAACTTAAGAAAAATTTTGAATACGTAAAAAATAACCTTATAAATATATTAAAAATATTAAGCAAAGAAGGGGTAAAATATTCGGTAGGAGGAGAAGATTCTTCCAGGGCGGACTTAAAAACGATAGTCGAGATTATGAAAATTGCCGAAAACGAAGGAGCATATAAATTCCGTTATTCGGATACGGTAGGCATATTAAATCCTCTTAATATATACAAAGATATATTAAAAATCAAAAACGGCGGAAAATTTAAAAATATAATACTTGAAATTCATACGCATAACGACTTTGGAATGGCTGCCGCAAATTCAATAGCGGCATTAAAAGCCGGAGCAGATTCAGTATCGGGAAGTATTTCCGGTATTGGCGAAAGAGCCGGAAACTGCGCGCTTGAAGAAGTCATAGCTTATCTTAATTTTATAGAAAACCGAAAAATTAAATTTGATTTTATAAAAGCAAAAAAACTGGCAAAATTTATAGCAAAAATTACAAAGAGAAAAATTCCCGTATATAAACCGATATTCGGCAGAAATATTTTTTACCACGAAGCCGGAATACATACCGACGGAATATTAAAAAATCCGCTTAATTATGAAGCATATCCTCCTGAGTTGGTAGACTCAAAAAGAAAGCTGCTTACGGGAAAACACGGCGGTTCCGCCGCAATAAAATATAATCTGAATAAACTTGGAATTAAAATAACAGGCAAAGATGCCTCAAGTATGCTGTCCGTTGTAAAAAAAGAATCTTCTATTTTAAAAAGATGCCTGACCGATAAAGAGCTGTTATTTTTATATAATTATAAATTTAAATAA
- a CDS encoding GNAT family N-acetyltransferase — MIKIIQNINELESIESEWNDLFEESSGSNVFQSFDWNYIWLKHFLRKNDNIFIIAVYNDKENGKLEAIAPFFIRRFFLFLKSLMFISYDYSDYLDIIIRKNCDKEKIYVEIFNTVLLKNKSNKIADIIYLKQVSKKTLNLISEYLQKIKKISLNFKESGNCYYFNLPDNIEEYMKRFNSKQRYNILKRVEKADDVNIKYSACSSVNTYKSLFEKYLNIFFELHQKRWQGKGKRGVFYNDDIKSFFKELFISLFNKNRITLSTLKINDGNIIASAVCFDYADKKQIYLPGFDTAYSGYHPGIVLIYNDIKESINKKYKELDFLKGGEEYKQRFGAVKRENYKLYLYKNKIYFYIYKINIFFENEVKEKTVNIVNKMLIFFKKNKN; from the coding sequence ATGATAAAAATAATACAAAACATAAATGAACTCGAATCTATAGAATCCGAATGGAACGATTTATTCGAGGAAAGTTCCGGTTCTAATGTATTCCAATCTTTTGATTGGAACTATATATGGCTGAAACATTTTTTGCGAAAAAACGATAATATCTTTATAATCGCCGTTTATAACGATAAAGAAAATGGAAAGCTTGAAGCTATAGCGCCTTTTTTTATAAGAAGATTTTTTTTGTTTTTAAAATCGCTTATGTTTATAAGTTACGATTATTCGGATTATTTAGATATTATAATAAGAAAAAACTGCGACAAAGAAAAAATTTATGTTGAAATATTCAATACCGTCTTATTAAAAAACAAATCCAATAAAATTGCCGATATAATATATCTCAAGCAAGTTTCAAAAAAAACTTTAAATCTTATATCCGAATATTTACAAAAAATAAAAAAAATAAGTTTAAATTTCAAGGAAAGCGGCAATTGCTATTATTTTAACCTTCCCGATAATATAGAAGAATATATGAAGCGATTTAATTCTAAACAGCGATATAACATTTTAAAAAGAGTCGAAAAAGCCGACGACGTTAATATAAAATATTCTGCCTGTTCGTCTGTAAATACATACAAATCTTTATTTGAAAAGTATTTAAATATTTTTTTTGAACTTCACCAGAAAAGATGGCAAGGTAAAGGTAAAAGGGGCGTTTTTTATAATGACGACATAAAAAGTTTTTTTAAAGAATTATTTATTTCATTATTTAATAAAAACAGAATTACGCTATCGACTCTTAAAATTAATGACGGCAATATTATCGCTTCGGCAGTCTGTTTTGATTATGCGGACAAAAAACAGATATATTTGCCCGGATTCGATACCGCATATTCAGGCTATCATCCGGGCATAGTTCTAATTTATAACGATATAAAAGAATCTATAAATAAAAAATATAAAGAACTTGATTTTTTAAAAGGCGGTGAAGAATATAAGCAAAGATTCGGCGCGGTAAAAAGAGAAAATTATAAATTGTATTTATATAAAAATAAAATTTATTTTTATATTTATAAAATTAATATATTTTTTGAAAATGAAGTTAAGGAAAAAACCGTTAATATCGTTAATAAAATGTTAATTTTTTTTAAAAAAAATAAAAACTGA
- a CDS encoding DUF721 domain-containing protein has product MKLNQQLNLKEVLLAALKSKLNSSDYCALLLYEKWESICGKEISEKTKPKSLYKNVLTVSVENPVLIFELGFIKNEFITKINEFFSSEINGLHLDKTIKIKNIRFVNK; this is encoded by the coding sequence ATGAAATTAAATCAACAATTAAATTTAAAAGAAGTCCTGCTTGCCGCATTAAAAAGCAAATTGAATTCGTCCGACTATTGCGCCCTTTTATTATACGAGAAATGGGAATCGATATGCGGAAAGGAAATAAGCGAAAAAACTAAACCCAAATCTTTATACAAAAACGTTTTAACGGTAAGCGTCGAAAATCCGGTATTAATATTTGAACTTGGATTTATAAAGAACGAATTTATAACAAAAATAAATGAATTTTTCTCGTCCGAAATAAACGGTTTGCATTTAGACAAAACGATAAAAATTAAAAACATCCGGTTCGTAAATAAATAA
- the dnaJ gene encoding molecular chaperone DnaJ, whose amino-acid sequence MAYKRDYYEILEIDRNANADEIKKAYRKLAQKYHPDKNQGDGDSEEKFKEINEAYSILCDEEKRAAYDRFGHEGVGAFASGGGGGFGFGDIFGDFFGDIFSQSNKKTRRKRGEDLRYGVKIKFEESLLGVSKQIKYNRYETCSTCGGTGAKKGTNRVTCPVCHGTGEIRQQQGFFSIARTCYKCGGEGEIIENPCPACKGEGRVIKERKLDIKIPAGIDDGNRLKVSGEGSSGLFGGPNGDLYVDITVEPHSLFKRQGSDIFISMPISFSQAALGSEIEVPTVDGKSTIKITPGTQSGTQFTIKGKGAPKISGGQRGNQYINIVVETPTNLTHKQKKLFEELAAENKEETHPLKKSFLDKIKSII is encoded by the coding sequence ATGGCATATAAAAGAGATTATTACGAAATTTTAGAAATAGACAGAAACGCAAACGCAGATGAAATAAAAAAGGCTTACAGAAAGCTGGCTCAAAAATATCATCCCGATAAAAACCAGGGCGACGGAGATTCCGAAGAAAAGTTCAAAGAAATAAACGAGGCATACAGTATTTTATGCGACGAAGAGAAAAGAGCGGCATACGACAGATTCGGACATGAAGGCGTCGGCGCATTTGCTTCGGGCGGAGGGGGCGGTTTCGGTTTCGGAGATATATTCGGCGATTTTTTCGGCGATATTTTTTCGCAGTCAAATAAAAAAACAAGACGTAAGCGTGGGGAAGATCTAAGATACGGCGTAAAAATAAAATTTGAAGAATCATTATTAGGCGTATCTAAGCAGATAAAATACAACAGATATGAAACATGTTCTACATGCGGAGGAACGGGCGCCAAAAAAGGCACAAACAGAGTTACTTGTCCTGTGTGCCACGGCACCGGCGAAATAAGGCAGCAGCAGGGTTTCTTTTCTATTGCGAGGACATGTTATAAGTGCGGCGGGGAAGGCGAGATAATAGAAAATCCTTGTCCGGCATGTAAAGGCGAAGGCAGGGTAATAAAAGAGCGCAAACTCGATATCAAAATACCCGCGGGCATCGACGACGGAAACAGGCTTAAGGTGTCGGGAGAAGGCTCGTCGGGACTTTTTGGCGGTCCCAACGGAGACCTCTATGTCGATATCACGGTTGAACCTCACAGTTTATTTAAAAGGCAGGGCAGCGATATTTTTATTTCTATGCCTATAAGTTTTTCGCAGGCTGCGCTTGGAAGCGAAATAGAAGTTCCTACCGTTGACGGAAAATCTACTATAAAAATAACGCCCGGAACTCAAAGCGGAACACAATTTACCATTAAAGGAAAAGGGGCTCCGAAAATCAGCGGAGGACAGAGGGGGAATCAGTATATTAACATAGTAGTTGAAACGCCGACCAATCTTACTCATAAACAAAAAAAACTTTTCGAAGAACTTGCGGCAGAAAATAAAGAAGAAACGCATCCGCTTAAAAAATCTTTCTTAGACAAGATAAAATCTATAATATAA